tctttgacataaatcacagcaagatcttttttgatccacctcctagagtaatggaaataaaaataaacaaatgggacctaatgaaacttcaaagcttttgcacagcaaaggaaaccataaacaagactagaagacaaccctcagaatgggagaaaatatttgtaaacaagtcagcagacaaaggattaatctccaaaatatataaacagctcatgcagctcaatattaaaaaaacaaacaatccaatccaaaaatgggcagaagacctaaatagacattctccaaagaagacagatggccaagaagcacatgaaaagctactcaacatcactaattattagagaaatgcaaatcaaaactacaatgaggtatcacctcacaccagttagactgggcatcatcagaaaatctacaaacgacaaatgctggagagggtgtggagaaaaggaaaccctcttgaactgttggtgggaatgtaaattgatacagccactatgcagaacagtatggaggttccttaaaaagctaagcataggggctttcctggtggcacagtggttgagagtccccgtGCCGATgggggggacgtgggttcgtgccccggtcctggaaaatcccacatgccgcagagcagctgggcccatgggccatggcctctgagcctgcgtgtctggagcctgtgctccgcaacaggagaggccacagcagtgaggcctgtgtaccgcaaaaaaaaaaaaaaaaaaagctaagaatagaattaccatatgatccagcaatcccactactgggcatatacgcagagaaaaccataattcaaaaagacacatgcaccccagtgttcattgcagcactatttacaatagccaggtcatggaagcaacctaaatgcccatagacagacgaatagataaagaagatgtggtacatatatacaatggaatattactcagccataaaaaggaatgaaattgggtcatttgttgagacgtggatggatctagagattgtcatacagagtgaagtaagtcagaaagagaaaaaccaatgtcGTATAttgacgcatatatgtggaacctagaaaaatggtacagatgaaccagtttgcagggcagaaattgagacacagatgcagagaacaaacgtatagacaccaaggggggaaagcggcgggggccaggggtgggggtgtgatgaattgggagattgggattgacatgtatacactaatatgtataaaattgatgactaataaaaaaagaaaaatgaggaagaggaagagaaagaaacaggaaataagtATATTGTTAACATactgaaataacaaaaatatactgaagcccattttttaaaatgtggatgaaagattagtgtgtgtgtgataggttTCTAGTTGGTGTTACTGTTCGCATTCCTGTTAATGgattgtttctgctgtatagaatCCTCTGTGCTTTGGAGCAGATGTGTACCAAATTGTCTTTTGTCCCAGTAATAATCACTTactgaagacaaaaaaaaaaaaaaagaacctcacaTCTCTCCAGAGCCATGACCATTGCTCCAGCTAGTCAACACTAGTGGGGATGTGAGACAAAAGTGGATTTTCTAATCAGATTTGAGGTTGACTGAGTAACGGGAGGAATGAGAGAGGAGCATCAGCCCAAGGAAGAGATCAGGATGCTGCTGGCTTACATAGCCAGACTAGCCGTCAGCCTCATCTGCGTAGGAGGCTGCTGCCTTGTCATTCTCCGAAATTGTATATGTTTTGTAGAGAGAGTATTCtggactttgtttttttgttttttaagagaaaaaggatATTTATGATCCTTAGGTACAAAAAATAGAGGCAGTTCAGGGGGTAAATTGCTGAAAATTACTTCCATTTTAAGGTCGTGCATTGACCACAGTGTAAGTCGGTTTAAATTCAGATGTTTTGAGCATGTCATCCCATCAGATTGACCAGTGAAATCACATGAAACTACGTTGCAGGCTGAGGGGTCCAAAATCAAACTGGCTATAGTATTTGAGGGATGGGTAAATCATGCTATATTAATATTACATgtaatagagaacagacttgtagttgccatgggggagggagggattggaAGTTTAGGGTCAGCAGATGCagactattatatagagaatggataaacaacaaggtcctactgtatagcacagggaactatattccatatcctgtgataaaccgtagtggaaaagaatattaaaaagaatgtagggcttccctggtggcacagtggttgagagtccgcctgccaatgcaggggacacgggttcgtgccccggtccaggaagatcccacatgctgcggagcggctgggcccgtgagccatggccgctgagtctgtgcgtccagagcctgtgcttcgcaacggaagaggccacaacagtgagaggcctgcataccgaaaaaaaaaaaaaaagaatgtatacataggtgtaactgagtcactttgctgtacagcagaaactgacacaacattgtaaatcaatcaatatatTACATGTAAATTAGATGATTTTAAAGTGGTAATTAATCTTATGCCACACTTTCCTATTTTCCTGAgatcattgtttatttttcttattctcccTACTTTTATCAAAGAAATACTCAGCAGATCATTATACACCTTTCCCTTCTGACCTGGCTTTCCTCTCAGAGCAAGTAGCCGCTGCCTGTGGATTTCAGGGTTTCCGAGCTGAAGCAGGTATCCTGAATTACTACCGATTAGACTCCACACTAGGAATCCATGTAGACAAATCTGAACTAGATCACTCCAAACCCCTGCTTTCGTTCAGGTAAGTTGGGTCTAGGGATTTTGAATTACTTatcagttcattcctttttctaaAGCACTTTTAAgcttaaataaaacattagattttttaaatggttggactCTATAATCTTTCACTTCTGGGCATCTTAGCCATGTATCATAAGTAAAATTAGCCTAGTCCTTTTCGAGTAATGACCAAATTACAATGAATATTTCTGTTTAAGATGCATGGAGTCTGTCTTATAATGAGAGGTATTGTCAGTGTCTGTGGAATAGATAAGTGGTAGAGGCCATAAGGCAAAGTGAGCAACCTTTTTGGAATAGAGGAGAGCAAAGCACAGAAGCCTGAAAAGTTTACTCTCCTTTTCTCCCTAAATGTAAGTTTATATTTCTGCAAAGTACTGCACCTGTATCTCATGAGGAAAGTGCAGGAACAGAATCTTTTATTAATTGCCTTATCTTTAAAGTGAAcaggaattataaatatatattaaaggacccaaataaattttaatttgcttatttaattGCTTCAGATTTTATTTTGCAGCAGTTCTCTGGGCTATAATAAGTTTAAATAACAGATCATGGGCTGGTCGCTCATAGACACAAGCCAGAAAAGAAGGATCTTAGCATGGTATAAAAAGgaggattgggacttccctggtggtccagtggttaggacttgatgctttcactgctgtggacccaggttcaatccctggtcagggaactaagatcccacaaggtgcacagtgcaaccaaaaaataaagcaGTGGGCAGTAACTTTCTCAGTCATGGCTAGTAACAGAAACTTACTATTcgtattgttttactttttttttatagcttCGGACAGTCTGCCATCTTTCTCCTGGGTGGCCTCAAAAGAGATGAAGCGCCCACCCCCATGTTTTTGCACAGTGGTGACATCATGGTAATGTCAGGTTTCAGCCGCCTGTTGAACCATGCAGTCCCGAGGGTCCTTCCCAGTCTGGAAGGGGAAAGCTTGCCTTGCTGCCTAGAGACGCCTCTCCCAGCTGACCTCCCCAGAGACTCAGTGGTGGAGCCCTGTTCTGTGGAGGACTGGCAGGTGTGCGCCAGCTACTTGAAAACTGCTCGTGTTAACATGACTGTCCGGCAGGTGCTGGCCATAGGTCAGGACTTCCCTTTGGAACTCATGGAGGAGAATAAAAGAGACATCACCCCAGAGGGTTCCTGCCATCTGGATGATGAGAACAGCCAAGTAAAATGAGCTAGGTTAAACCCTGACTGCTGAGACTTGGAGAGCCCCACTCTTTTACTCAGGCAGGTCTTAACGGTAAATGACCGTGCTGTTTTGTATTGCCGCAGACTTAGCACAAAGACAGGCCAAAAGCAGAGACAGGGAAAAACTCATCATTGATCACACTGTTGCCTTGGAACCCATCCTGAAGAGAAAACTGATTAACCACTTCGGTCAGAGAAGTGCTTGACGTGATCCAGTCCCGGTTAGGTTTTGGCACTAACGTATGTGCGAAGTCCAAGGAGGTATGAGCTCCCACAACAGCCTTCTCAGCCTCGCCGTTATCTCTGAGCAAGGTAGACGTGAATTTCCATGTCTGTGGAATCTTTAAATACCTCAGGTTTTATTGATGGGAAACATAATTCCCCTTCCACCACCCCATCTAGTGATTTGTGGTTCCATGAACCAACCATTAGTCTTACCTTCTTAATTCTTCCAGTCAACACCAAATTCTTTGATCTTCTCTGGCCTTCACAGAAAAATCCTATACACTTAAGACAGTGGAACTGGAAATCGCATCTCCTAGAAAAGACAATCACAGTTATCTCTCTTGCCTAAagggtaaatatatataaacccaAGGAAAGAGGGACAGTAGTTTCTCCAGATGTCTTTCAGGTCTGTAAATAAACTCTTCCCGTTGGcttttaaatgcaattttaattGTTGGACTAAAAAAGTCCTAAGGGTATTCTGTAACTGTTTTCCCCATGAATAAACTTACTCAGTTTTAAATTAAAGATCTGTATCTATGTTTGAGGGTAAGTGATTCTGGGATtcgtttttttcctattttcactTGCTGTATTCATGCTATTGAAGCCTTCTAGCTGTTTCTGCCCTAAGTATTCTTTGTGGCTGTCTCACAGGAGAGAATATTCCTTGATATTCCAGTCACTGCTGTTTTTGGTATTGTAGACAGTATGGAAAATGCATGAAGCACTGCGTTTAATCTGTGTACCCCCACCAGTTCACCTTGGTACACCCTGAGCCTTTAAGTTACCTTGTCTcggtgggcctcagtttcctcactcataaaatgaaaatatttattaccatCTTCCTAGATGGATATTGCTATTTCAAACAATAATGGAAATTTAGTGCTCCTTTCTAGAAACATaatattgccaatattttattaCTATCTGGACTCTTAGAAACATTCTGGCTTATTTGTTTGTGTGGACGACTGACCAGAAGCTGCTTTGATACCTGCTGCTTGCGACATGACTTGccaaatttgcatttctcctctgtcctgccttttttttcttacgAGTGTTGAATATTGAGTTTATATTGTAATCCttggtaggtttttttttgtttgaaggAATAAAAGTTAACAGGTTCATCCTTTATGTGTACATACATAGGTTCTAAAATTCGTTCGTGATaggataattttatataattaaaattaccactggaaaaatcccttaaatttttaataatgtacATTATATGAACACTGTGTACGTTATATGTGACCCACTGAACACCAACACATGTCATTTAATAAATCCAGCAGTCAGCTTATCTTTCAGCATTAGAAGATTGCTCTTTAGTCAGTTATCAGATGAAGGTATTGCCTTGTGTTCAGGGtcaatattttacaaaaaatacATGTTCCAACTGTAAACTCACACTCCATCAAGCAAGATATGTATGCTGTGAGAagcatgtggaaactgaggccagccAAGAGGATGGAAGACTCCTATCTCCCAGCCCACGCTTCCTCTAGGGATGTGCTCCTGGACTCATTTGTGGGGTGGAGAGGGTTGAGCAGAATTGTTTGCACAGTTCACTTCTCTCGtttttatgtatatttctgtGAGGCACATATAGTTGAAGATGTATATAATGCAACTATACTTTGACAGCAGAAATGATACAGctcaaggaaaaaggaaaagttggtGATTTTTCTACATTTAAATGAGGATGatccccccccaccaccaagTTTGTTTTAGTTGTCTACCAGATGTTTTCTAAGTCAGGTGTCAGCAAACTGTGAGCTACCCTCTGTTTTTGTACTGCCCATGGACTAAGAATCATTTGTACATTCTTAACTGGTGGGGGGAAAAACTCAGAAGAATAATATtagtgacacatgaaaattatatgaaattcaagtttCTGTGTCCATaaatagttttattggaacacagccacactaaTTCATTTCCAGATTATCTGTGGTTGCTTTCATGCTAAAATGACAGAGTTGAATAATTGCAACAAAGTCTAAAAGATATGATCCAGGCTGTACAGCAAACATTTGCCAACATCTAGAAAGGAAACAAGACCCCTAGAAAGGAGCCTGAAACCAAGAGAAAACATCAAGGGgaagatattttgttttctttattattttatatcaaaaATGCCAGGGTAGATACTCTGTGTTCTAGGATGTATATGATATTAAGAGTGGAGTCACAAATGTTAGGTCTGGGGAAACTGGCACTCATGCTCTGCAAGTGGCAGTGTAACTTGCTATATAACCTTTAAGGCTCAGTTTGGCATCATGTAACCTGTAATTCTGTTGTACATCCCAGTTGGGCCAGGGCAGGCCTGAATGATGTTCCCTTTTCCTCTCAGAAGGGTTCTGGtttgatgataaattatatggtcatccTAATAATGTTCTAAAATGTGTACCATTTGACCCAATAAATTTCACTTCTAGTTGAGTCTAAGGAAGTAATTAGAGCTGTCTGCAAGATTTTTGTATAAGAATGTAATAGTCAGTTTGAAATAAGCTCAATGTCCAGCAACAAGGAGTTGATTAAATTCatgtatgtgttcaataaatggttATTGAGCACTGTTCTTTGATTTGCACAAAGTACCCACTTTTGTGGTGCTTATATCCTAGTGGAAATGACATAACCATACAGAGGAAAACTATAGCCATTAAAATTCATGTTTTGGAAGAACAAGTAAAGATATGAGGAAATACTTGTGTTTAATGAGAAAACCCACTTATGAAACCATGCATAGTAACCTAATTCTGTATagattgtttatatatttttttaaaactggaaggATAGGTATACCAAAGTGTGAATGATAGTGGGATTATAGTTGATGTTTCTTCtatttgtgcttttctgtatttctatttttttttacattgaaaatttttttgtcttttttttaaataaatttatttatttatttatggctgcgttggcttcgttgctgcatgcaggctttccctggttgcggcgagtgggggctaccctttgttgtgatgcggtggcttctcttgttacggagcacgggctctaggcgcgcgggcttcagtagtgtggcgcgcgggcttcagtagtgtggcacgcgggcttcagtagctgtggctcccgggctctagagcgcaggctcagtagttgtggcacatgggcttagttgctccacggcatgtgggatcttcccggaccagggctcgaacccgtgtcccctgcattggcaggcggattcttaaccactgcgccaccagggaagtccctgagtcattttttaaataaagaatacatgcttgaattttttttccaattaaaaaaaatagtcctttACGTTGTAATTCTGCCTCTACCTGAAATATATTAGAATGCAAATCTAGGAACATCAGCATTGTCTAACAAGAAGagcttgttgggcttccctggtggcgcagtggttgagagtccgcctgccgatgcaggggacacacgggttcgtgccccagtccaggaagatcccacaggccgcggagcggctgggcccgtgagccatggccgctgagcctgcgcgtccggagcctatgctccgcaatgggagaggccacaacagtgagaggcccgcgtactacaaaaaaaaaaaaaaaaaaaaagaagagcttgtTGGAGGAAACTATTTTATGTAATAAGATACTATATAACCACTATCAATCACGTTTTAGGGACATATTCAGTAATCAGAAGAAATGCTCAATATGTTAACTGAGAAAAACAGCTTAACAGAATGCACAAGCATTTTACCAGTGCTTTTTGTATGCACAGAAAAGGCTGGAGGGTTATAATCTTACATCTCCCAAATTTTCTGTCGCCAGCACAAACTGCTCTTTTGAAGAAGGCCTTTGTGTTGCTTTTTTGGAAGGGGCAGGTAAGGCACACACTGCACTCAGCAGCAGCAGCTTTGTAGTGTCCACTCACCTTTTTAACTGCCGTCATCAGCTCCGTTCCAGTCTGAGGCCCTTTCATCTGGCTAAGATGGATCTTCTCACTACTGCTTCCTTATTATTTCAGTAGAGCCTCTTGCCCGTTTCCAGCACCCTACATCAGATTTTTCCTAAAGCATCCCAGGCCTGCAGTGAGACAGAGATGTGCTGAACAGGACAAACTCAGCAAGACTTGGCTTGCCACGTTCTAATTTTCCCAATTCCTTTTTTACTAAG
Above is a genomic segment from Pseudorca crassidens isolate mPseCra1 chromosome 1, mPseCra1.hap1, whole genome shotgun sequence containing:
- the ALKBH1 gene encoding nucleic acid dioxygenase ALKBH1 isoform X2; the protein is MGEMGKMAAAVGSVATLAAEPGEDAFRKLFRFYRQSRPGTVDLGGVIDFSVAHAARGTGPGAHKVVKSHLNVSSVSDHDAYRAGLQPVSKWRAYGLQGYPGYQWHWVKQCLKLYSQKPNVCNLDKHMTTEETQDLWEQSKECLRYKEVNKRRPRSLLEKLRWVTLGYHYNWDNKKYSADHYTPFPSDLAFLSEQVAAACGFQGFRAEAGILNYYRLDSTLGIHVDKSELDHSKPLLSFSFGQSAIFLLGGLKRDEAPTPMFLHSGDIMVMSGFSRLLNHAVPRVLPSLEGESLPCCLETPLPADLPRDSVVEPCSVEDWQVCASYLKTARVNMTVRQVLAIGQDFPLELMEENKRDITPEGSCHLDDENSQVK
- the ALKBH1 gene encoding nucleic acid dioxygenase ALKBH1 isoform X1 — its product is MGEMGKMAAAVGSVATLAAEPGEDAFRKLFRFYRQSRPGTVDLGGVIDFSVAHAARGTGPGAHKVVKSHLNVSSVSDHDAYRAGLQPVSKWRAYGLQGYPGFIFIPNPFLPGYQWHWVKQCLKLYSQKPNVCNLDKHMTTEETQDLWEQSKECLRYKEVNKRRPRSLLEKLRWVTLGYHYNWDNKKYSADHYTPFPSDLAFLSEQVAAACGFQGFRAEAGILNYYRLDSTLGIHVDKSELDHSKPLLSFSFGQSAIFLLGGLKRDEAPTPMFLHSGDIMVMSGFSRLLNHAVPRVLPSLEGESLPCCLETPLPADLPRDSVVEPCSVEDWQVCASYLKTARVNMTVRQVLAIGQDFPLELMEENKRDITPEGSCHLDDENSQVK